From one Takifugu rubripes chromosome 14, fTakRub1.2, whole genome shotgun sequence genomic stretch:
- the LOC101074531 gene encoding transmembrane protein 216-like, with protein sequence MATGNQTALTSTPLQVLLYLNQWFFAAFYLVEVLIFIYKGLLLPYPSDNLVLDVVLMLLFLGLETLRIFYGWKGNLCERSLASCLSLFLLVPCVALAVYVLLLQTFVLRVEFILAAVLLVFYGLELVLGLVSLLAFSRSHLY encoded by the exons ATGGCGACCG GCAACCAGACCGCT CTTACATCGActcctctgcaggttctcctCTACCTCAACCAATGGTTCTTTGCTGCCTTCTACCTGGTGGAGGTTCTGATCTTCATCTACAAAG GGCTCTTACTGCCGTATCCATCAGACAACCTGGTTCTGGATGtggttctgatgctgctcttTCTCGGACTGGAGACTCTTCGGATCTTTTATG GTTGGAAGGGGAACCTGTGCGAGCGCTCTCTGGCCTCCTGCCTGTCGCTCTTCCTCCTGGTTCCGTGCGTGGCGCTCGCCGTctacgtgctgctgctgcagaccttCGTCCTGAGGGTCGAGTTCATCCTGGCCGCCGTCCTGCTCGTCTTCTACGGGCTGGAGTTGGTGCTGGGGCTCGTGTCTTTGTTGGCCTTTTCAAG GTCACATCTGTACTGA
- the pcdh12 gene encoding LOW QUALITY PROTEIN: protocadherin-12 (The sequence of the model RefSeq protein was modified relative to this genomic sequence to represent the inferred CDS: inserted 1 base in 1 codon): MLLLLLLLSDLCCDVRASESTSVTLQYRVWEEQPSGTRVGCLVDDLRQRDEGGPFEDFQVVEHQRALPFSVGARDGVLATQGRLDREELCRGSDLCEVAFSVLYRKSGAMNCLRVRVEVMDQNDHSPQFPNAEQDVEISEIAGLRMRIPLERAVDPDAGPNGLQTYSLSVNRYFALDVTVGPEGTKQAELVIIRELDREVQDSVDLSLVAWDKGDPPRSGSTLIHVRIQDSNDNSPTFEDSAPTVELPENTARGTTIISLKATDPDQGVNGEVVYSLSKHTQPEVQRLIAVDPQTAAVSLKAPLDYEVQTSYEVVVEARDRGPNAIPAYCKLHIKLLDVNDNAPRILADWDRSSFPGPTVLEGAPKDTFLSLVTVLDADSGQNGKVKAQILEGSGPFSLKHMQGGNYKIVTNGTLDREQVTWYNLTLLAQDYGDPPLSSVKHMSVQVVDENDNAPVFSTNIYKASFEETNRTGYQMLKVEAHDVDLDLSGRVSYFIRNVTGADVDAYFSIHQTSGVIRAQHRLDYEESRSHSFIVEAIDQGHPPLSSSATVQIQVQDVNDNYPVIKEPKPRKGVASLSVPVNADKGEIVTELGTHLDGTAASFPVDPRTRSGFLASTIKAEDADSGPNGALSYRIAKGNHNRLFWLHEATGQLFVNATNATQLIGQNFKLDIAVSDMGSPRLTTTMTLEVTFINLRDHLKNSSPGARGQLSFTMMVAICLGATCLLLLLTIALVTTLCRPEKRDNRAYNCRQAESTYTRHPRRPQKNIRKSDIQLIPVVRGRKDEPPPDDSESQLLPTSSLMSEDQKMGREYTPAPSALNSSFHSQGRPEVDASPPQHSRSLLKPGTIELDGTLPHKSRNSSSSSTRSRTPKVQTHPDDPAEGPACSSSQATLRRPKNSESGGSDAEHQRMLRSLVRLSMAAFGDPIQLSSASPEVQQISQLLSLLHXGQLQPRTNFRGNKYGGQDCSDWQSAKDSGHGESEAGDVDWEPGRESPVDPQLDEGLNNLLNTADDLFADVGDPAWMARLSLPLATDYHDNVFIPNGASVPGGRVPSPGRPGLLVLLHLR; this comes from the exons atgctgctgctcctgcttctgctCTCGGATCTGTGTTGTGACGTTCGGGCCTCGGAGTCGACGTCGGTCACCCTCCAGTACCGCGTTTGGGAGGAGCAGCCCTCAGGAACCCGGGTCGGCTGTCTGGTGGATGACCTTCGACAGAGGGATGAAGGTGGGCCTTTTGAGGATTTCCAGGTGGTGGAGCACCAGAGAGCCCTTCCCTTCTCTGTCGGCGCTCGGGACGGGGTGCTCGCCACCCAAGGTCGGCTGGACAGGGAGGAGCTATGCCGGGGATCCGACCTTTGCGAGGTAGCCTTCAGCGTTCTCTACAGGAAGAGCGGTGCCATGAACTGCCTGAGGGTTCGAGTGGAGGTGATGGACCAGAATGACCACAGCCCACAATTCCCAAACGCAGAACAGGACGTGGAGATCTCGGAGATAGCCGGGCTCAGGATGCGGATCCCCCTGGAACGCGCGGTGGATCCCGACGCGGGGCCGAATGGGCTCCAGACCTACTCGCTGTCCGTTAACCGATACTTTGCTCTGGATGTAACAGTCGGTCCCGAAGGAACAAAGCAGGCAGAGTTAGTGATCATCAGAGAGTTGGATCGGGAGGTCCAGGATTCGGTTGACCTCAGCTTGGTGGCGTGGGATAAAGGCGACCCCCCCAGATCCGGCAGCACCTTAATCCACGTTCGCATCCAAGACTCAAACGACAACAGTCCCACATTTGAGGACAGCGCGCCCACGGTGGAGCTGCCCGAGAACACGGCACGTGGGACCACCATCATCAGCCTGAAGGCCACTGACCCGGACCAGGGGGTCAACGGAGAGGTCGTGTATTCGCTCAGCAAGCACACGCAGCCGGAGGTTCAGAGGCTCATCGCTGTGGATCCACAAACGGCAGCTGTGAGTCTCAAAGCGCCTCTGGACTACGAAGTCCAGACCTCCTACGAGGTTGTGGTTGAAGCCCGTGATCGTGGCCCCAACGCCATCCCCGCATACTGCAAACTGCACATTAAGCTCTTGGACGTGAACGACAACGCACCGAGGATCCTCGCCGACTGGGATCGGTCCAGTTTTCCGGGGCCGACCGTGCTGGAAGGAGCACCCAAAGACACCTTCCTCTCCCTGGTGACGGTTTTGGACGCAGATTCAGGACAAAACGGCAAAGTGAAAGCTCAAATCCTCGAAGGTTCCGGCCCTTTCAGTCTTAAACACATGCAAGGTGGAAACTACAAGATTGTTACCAACGGCACCTTGGACCGAGAGCAGGTAACCTGGTATAACCTCACCCTCCTGGCTCAGGACTACGGAGATCCACCACTGTCCAGCGTGAAACACATGTCTGTCCAGGTGGTGGACGAGAACGATAATGCTCCCGTGTTCTCCACAAACATCTACAAGGCTTCCTTTGAAGAAACCAACAGGACGGGGTATCAGATGCTCAAGGTCGAGGCCCACGACGTTGACCTGGACCTCAGTGGGAGGGTGTCTTATTTCATACGCAATGTCACCGGCGCCGACGTCGACGCGTACTTCTCCATCCACCAGACCAGCGGTGTGATCCGTGCCCAGCATCGTCTCGACTACGAGGAGTCCCGCTCCCACTCTTTCATCGTGGAGGCCATCGACCAGGGTCACCCGCCGCTCAGCAGCTCCGCCACCGTCCAGATCCAGGTCCAGGACGTAAACGACAACTACCCGGTCATCAAGGAGCCTAAACCCAGAAAGGGCGTGGCTTCTCTTAGCGTACCTGTCAATGCAGACAAGGGGGAGATCGTGACTGAGCTGGGAACTCACCTGGACGGAACGGCCGCCAGTTTTCCTGTGGATCCCCGCACCAGAAGCGGGTTCCTTGCTTCCACCATAAAAGCCGAAGATGCAGACTCTGGACCCAACGGGGCGCTGAGTTACCGCATCGCCAAGGGAAACCACAACCGACTCTTCTGGCTGCACGAGGCTACGGGGCAGCTCTTTGTGAACGCCACCAACGCCACTCAGTTGATTGGACAGAACTTCAAGCTAGATATTGCCGTCTCTGACATGGGAAGTCCCCGTTTGACCACCACCATGACCCTGGAGGTGACCTTTATCAATCTCAGGGACCATTTGAAGAACTCATCTCCAGGTGCCCGGGGACAGCTCAGCTTCACCATGATGGTGGCCATCTGCCTGGGAGCCACGTGTTTGCTCCTCCTGCTGACCATTGCTTTGGTGACAACCTTATGTCGCCCGGAGAAACGGGACAACCGGGCCTACAACTGCAGGCAGGCGGAGTCCACGTACACCCGCCACCCACGGCGCCCACAGAAGAACATCAGGAAGTCAGATATCCAACTGATTCCCGTTGTCAGAGGGCGGAAAGATGAGCCTCCTCCGGATGATAGTGAGTCTCAGCTGCTGCCGACCTCCAGTTTGATGTCAGAAGATCAGAAAATGGGGAGAGAGTACACTCCAGCGCCTTCCGCCTTAAACAGCAGCTTCCACTCCCAGGGTCGTCCAGAGGTCGATGCCAGTCCACCACAGCACAGCAGGAGTCTTCTCAAACCTGGAACCATCGAGCTTGATGGCACTTTGCCTCACAAATCCAGGAACTCCTCATCGTCTTCCACACGTTCCAGGACTCCGAAGGTCCAGACCCACCCCGACGACCCCGCGGAGGGACCGGCGTGCTCGTCCAGCCAGGCGACTCTGCGCCGCCCCAAGAACTCCGAGAGCGGAGGGAGTGACGCCGAGCATCAGCGGATGCTGCGAAGCCTGGTTCGACTCTCGATGGCGGCGTTTGGAGACCCCATCCAGCTCTCGTCTGCTTCCCCAGAGGTGCAG cAGATCTCccagcttctctccctcctgc CAGGTCAACTGCAACCAAGGACCAACTTCAGGGGGAACAA GTATGGGGGTCAGGACTGCTCCGACTGGCAGAGCGCCAAGGACAGCGGGCACGGCGAGAGCGAGGCCGGAGACGTGGACTGGGAACCGGGAAGAGAGTCGCCGGTGGATCCTCAGCTGGACGAGGGCCTCAACAACCTGCTCAACACAGCAG ACGATCTCTTCGCAGATGTCGGCGATCCGGCCTGGATGGCCAGGCTGTCGCTCCCGCTCGCCACCGATTACCACGACAACGTCTTCATCCCCAACGGGGCCTCCGTCCCCGGAGGGCGGGTTCCTTCCCCGGGACGTCCTGGACTCCTCGTCCTTCTCCACCTTCG gTAA
- the tmed9 gene encoding transmembrane emp24 domain-containing protein 9: protein MVPLRMRSCLSSVLLLNVFYSAVSSLYFHIGETEKKCFIEEIPDETMIIGNYRTQLYDKQKEEYLPATQGLGMFVEVKDPDEKVILSRQYGSEGRFTFTSHTPGEHQICLHSNSSKFSLFAGGMLRVHLDIQVGEHANNYAEIAAKDKLTELQLRVRQLVEQVDQIQKEQNYQRYREERFRQTSESTNQRVLWWSIVQTIILVAIGIWQMRHLKSFFEAKKLV, encoded by the exons ATGGTGCCACTCAGGATGCGGTCGTGCTTGTCGTCGGTTTTGCTTCTGAATGTTTTCTATAGCGCTGTCTCTTCGCTGTACTTCCACATCGGAGAAACCGAGAAGAAATGCTTCATCGAGGAGATTCCGGACGAAACGATGATCATCG GCAACTATCGGACTCAGCTATATGACAAACAGAAAGAGGAATACCTTCCAGCCACCCAGGGTCTGGGGATGTTTGTGGAGGTCAAAGATCCTGATGAAAAG GTGATTCTGTCTCGACAGTACGGTTCAGAGGGACGTTTCACCTTCACCTCTCACACACCCGGAGAACATCAGATCTGTCTGCACTCCAACTCCTCCAAGTTCTCCCTGTTTGCAGGAGGAATGTTG AGAGTTCACCTGGACATCCAGGTCGGTGAACATGCCAACAACTACGCTGAGATCGCCGCCAAAGACAAGCTgacggagctgcagctcagggtgaggcagctggtggagcaggtggACCAGATCCAGAAGGAGCAGAACTACCAGAGG TACCGGGAGGAGCGTTTCCGGCAGACCAGCGAGAGCACGAACCAGCGAGTCCTCTGGTGGTCCATCGTTCAGACCATCATCCTGGTGGCCATCGGAATCTGGCAGATGAGACACCTCAAGAGCTTCTTTGAGGCCAAAAAGCTGGTGTAA
- the b4galt7 gene encoding beta-1,4-galactosyltransferase 7 (The RefSeq protein has 1 substitution compared to this genomic sequence): MMYPSRRKPVLYFKEERRCTIYKLFIVCTVLLLVSLLWLQLSCSGDMTSSAEDRPQLLPQQRPPPCQAEAQASAADDPSWGPHKLAVIVPFRERFEELLVFVPFMHGFLSKKKIRHKILVINQVDRYRFNRASLINVGHLESGNDTDYLAMHDVDLLPLNDALDYGFPEEGPFHVASPELHPLYHYKTYVGGILLLTKKHYDMCNGMSNRFWGWGREDDEFYRRLKKAQLQLFRPSGITTGYKTFLHIHDPAWRKRDQKRVAAQKQEQFKVDPEGGLSNLRYEVESRQEVVIGGAPCTVINTRLGCDQNQTPWCMLG, translated from the exons ATGATGTATCCATCGAGAAGAAAGCCGGTGCTCTACTttaaggaggagaggag GTGCACCATCTACAAGCTCTTCATCGTCTGCACGGTCCTGCTGCTCGTCTCTCTGCTCTGGCTTCAGCTCAGCTGCTCGGGAGACATGACCTCATCAGCGGAGGACCGCCCCCAGCTCCGCCCCCAGCAGCGCCCGCCGCCGTGCCAGGCCGAGGCTCAGGCGTCCGCCGCGGACGACCCCTCCTGGGGTCCTCACAAGCTGGCCGTGATCGTCCCCTTCAGAGAGCGCTTCGAGGAGCTGCTCGTCTTCGTCCCCTTCATGCACGGCTTCCTAAGCAAGAAGAAGATCCGCCACAAGATCCTGGTCATCAACCAGGTGGACCGCTACAG ATTCAACCGAGCGTCTCTGATTAACGTGGGTCACCTGGAGAGCGGGAACGACACCGACTACCTGGCGATGCACGACGTGGACCTGCTGCCCCTGAACGACGCCCTGGACTACGGCTTCCCTGAGGAGGGGCCGTTCCACGTGGCCTCGCCGGAGCTCCACCCCCTTTACCATTACAAGACGTACGTGGGAGGGATCCTGCTGCTCACCAAGAAGCACTACGACAtg TGCAATGGGATGTCCAACCGCTTCTGGGGGTGGGGCCGCGAGGACGACGAGTTCTACCGGAGGCTGAAGAAAGCCCAGCTCCAG TTGTTCAGACCGAGCGGAATTACCACAGGTTACAAAACCTTCCTCCACATACACGACCCggcctggaggaagagggacCAGAAGAGGGTCGCGGCCCAGAAACAG GAGCAGTTCAAGGTGGACCCCGAGGGCGGCCTGTCTAACCTGCGTTATGAGGTGGAGAGCCGACAGGAAGTGGTGATCGGGGGGGCTCCCTGCACGGTCATCAACACCCGACTGGGCTGTGACCAGAACCAGACCCCCTGGTGTATGCTGGGGTAG
- the b4galt7 gene encoding beta-1,4-galactosyltransferase 7 isoform X1 codes for MKVVEPGAADCVNRYMLRVQSRFLSPRCTIYKLFIVCTVLLLVSLLWLQLSCSGDMTSSAEDRPQLRPQQRPPPCQAEAQASAADDPSWGPHKLAVIVPFRERFEELLVFVPFMHGFLSKKKIRHKILVINQVDRYRFNRASLINVGHLESGNDTDYLAMHDVDLLPLNDALDYGFPEEGPFHVASPELHPLYHYKTYVGGILLLTKKHYDMCNGMSNRFWGWGREDDEFYRRLKKAQLQLFRPSGITTGYKTFLHIHDPAWRKRDQKRVAAQKQEQFKVDPEGGLSNLRYEVESRQEVVIGGAPCTVINTRLGCDQNQTPWCMLG; via the exons ATGAAAGTTGTTGAACCCGGAGCAGCGGACTGCGTGAACCGCTACATGCTACGTGTACAGTCGCG GTTCCTGTCCCCCAGGTGCACCATCTACAAGCTCTTCATCGTCTGCACGGTCCTGCTGCTCGTCTCTCTGCTCTGGCTTCAGCTCAGCTGCTCGGGAGACATGACCTCATCAGCGGAGGACCGCCCCCAGCTCCGCCCCCAGCAGCGCCCGCCGCCGTGCCAGGCCGAGGCTCAGGCGTCCGCCGCGGACGACCCCTCCTGGGGTCCTCACAAGCTGGCCGTGATCGTCCCCTTCAGAGAGCGCTTCGAGGAGCTGCTCGTCTTCGTCCCCTTCATGCACGGCTTCCTAAGCAAGAAGAAGATCCGCCACAAGATCCTGGTCATCAACCAGGTGGACCGCTACAG ATTCAACCGAGCGTCTCTGATTAACGTGGGTCACCTGGAGAGCGGGAACGACACCGACTACCTGGCGATGCACGACGTGGACCTGCTGCCCCTGAACGACGCCCTGGACTACGGCTTCCCTGAGGAGGGGCCGTTCCACGTGGCCTCGCCGGAGCTCCACCCCCTTTACCATTACAAGACGTACGTGGGAGGGATCCTGCTGCTCACCAAGAAGCACTACGACAtg TGCAATGGGATGTCCAACCGCTTCTGGGGGTGGGGCCGCGAGGACGACGAGTTCTACCGGAGGCTGAAGAAAGCCCAGCTCCAG TTGTTCAGACCGAGCGGAATTACCACAGGTTACAAAACCTTCCTCCACATACACGACCCggcctggaggaagagggacCAGAAGAGGGTCGCGGCCCAGAAACAG GAGCAGTTCAAGGTGGACCCCGAGGGCGGCCTGTCTAACCTGCGTTATGAGGTGGAGAGCCGACAGGAAGTGGTGATCGGGGGGGCTCCCTGCACGGTCATCAACACCCGACTGGGCTGTGACCAGAACCAGACCCCCTGGTGTATGCTGGGGTAG
- the b4galt7 gene encoding beta-1,4-galactosyltransferase 7 isoform X2, protein MMYPSRRKPVLYFKEERRFLSPRCTIYKLFIVCTVLLLVSLLWLQLSCSGDMTSSAEDRPQLRPQQRPPPCQAEAQASAADDPSWGPHKLAVIVPFRERFEELLVFVPFMHGFLSKKKIRHKILVINQVDRYRFNRASLINVGHLESGNDTDYLAMHDVDLLPLNDALDYGFPEEGPFHVASPELHPLYHYKTYVGGILLLTKKHYDMCNGMSNRFWGWGREDDEFYRRLKKAQLQLFRPSGITTGYKTFLHIHDPAWRKRDQKRVAAQKQEQFKVDPEGGLSNLRYEVESRQEVVIGGAPCTVINTRLGCDQNQTPWCMLG, encoded by the exons ATGATGTATCCATCGAGAAGAAAGCCGGTGCTCTACTttaaggaggagaggag GTTCCTGTCCCCCAGGTGCACCATCTACAAGCTCTTCATCGTCTGCACGGTCCTGCTGCTCGTCTCTCTGCTCTGGCTTCAGCTCAGCTGCTCGGGAGACATGACCTCATCAGCGGAGGACCGCCCCCAGCTCCGCCCCCAGCAGCGCCCGCCGCCGTGCCAGGCCGAGGCTCAGGCGTCCGCCGCGGACGACCCCTCCTGGGGTCCTCACAAGCTGGCCGTGATCGTCCCCTTCAGAGAGCGCTTCGAGGAGCTGCTCGTCTTCGTCCCCTTCATGCACGGCTTCCTAAGCAAGAAGAAGATCCGCCACAAGATCCTGGTCATCAACCAGGTGGACCGCTACAG ATTCAACCGAGCGTCTCTGATTAACGTGGGTCACCTGGAGAGCGGGAACGACACCGACTACCTGGCGATGCACGACGTGGACCTGCTGCCCCTGAACGACGCCCTGGACTACGGCTTCCCTGAGGAGGGGCCGTTCCACGTGGCCTCGCCGGAGCTCCACCCCCTTTACCATTACAAGACGTACGTGGGAGGGATCCTGCTGCTCACCAAGAAGCACTACGACAtg TGCAATGGGATGTCCAACCGCTTCTGGGGGTGGGGCCGCGAGGACGACGAGTTCTACCGGAGGCTGAAGAAAGCCCAGCTCCAG TTGTTCAGACCGAGCGGAATTACCACAGGTTACAAAACCTTCCTCCACATACACGACCCggcctggaggaagagggacCAGAAGAGGGTCGCGGCCCAGAAACAG GAGCAGTTCAAGGTGGACCCCGAGGGCGGCCTGTCTAACCTGCGTTATGAGGTGGAGAGCCGACAGGAAGTGGTGATCGGGGGGGCTCCCTGCACGGTCATCAACACCCGACTGGGCTGTGACCAGAACCAGACCCCCTGGTGTATGCTGGGGTAG